The Mus musculus strain C57BL/6J chromosome 2, GRCm38.p6 C57BL/6J genome has a window encoding:
- the Olfr1140 gene encoding olfactory receptor 1140 yields MDEGNCSSITEFILLGITDDPSMKVVLFISFLIIYLIILVANIGIIVLIRIDPQLHTPMYFFLSHLSFSDLCYSTAVGPKMLVDLLAKHKSLSFLGCALQFFFTCVFIDVECVLLAVMAFDRYKAISNPLMYVVDMSSRFCYQLLAGVYVLAMIDTLMQTIITFGLCFCRSNEINHFFCDLPPILLLSCSDIYVNELALFVFSGFVELCTISGLLVSYSYIIASVLKISCDEGRFKAFSTCASHLTAVAIFQGTLLFMYFRPSSSYSLDQDKTTSLFYTLVIPMLNPLIYSLRNKDVKEALYKLRNKRSFK; encoded by the coding sequence atggatGAAGGAAACTGCTCCTCCATCACTGAATTTATTCTACTGGGAATCACTGATGACCCTAGCATGAAAGTGGTTctattcatttcatttcttatCATCTATCTCATTATTCTTGTGGCAAATATTGGAATTATTGTTTTGATCAGAATAGATCCTCAGCTTCACACACcaatgtacttcttcctcagccATCTCTCTTTCTCAGACCTCTGTTATTCCACTGCTGTTGGACCAAAGATGCTGGTAGATTTACTGGCCAAACACAAATCTTTATCTTTTTTGGGCTGTGCATTACAGTTTTTCTTTACCTGTGTCTTTATAGATGTTGAGTGTGTGCTGCTGGCAGTGATGGCCTTTGATCGGTACAAGGCCATCAGCAATCCCCTGATGTATGTTGTAGACATGTCCAGTAGATTTTGTTACCAGCTTCTGGCTGGAGTTTATGTATTAGCAATGATAGATACTCTGATGCAAACTATAATAACCTTTGGGTTGTGTTTCTGTAGGTCAAATGAGATTAATCATTTCTTCTGTGATCTTCCACCTATTCTGTTATTATCTTGCTCAGATATATATGTCAATGAATTAgcattgtttgtgttttctgggtttgttGAGTTGTGCACTATTTCAGGACTTCTTGTTTCTTACAGTTACATTATTGCATCAGTCTTGAAGATCAGCTGTGATGAGGGCAGATTCAAAGCTTTCTCCACTTGTGCCTCCCACCTGACTGCAGTTGCAATTTTTCAGGGAACTCTGCTCTTTATGTATTTCCGGCCAAGTTCTTCATACTCCTTAGATCAAGATAAAACAACCTCATTGTTTTATACCCTGGTGATACCTATGCTCAACCCTCTGATTTACAGCCTGAGAAACAAGGACGTGAAAGAAGCCCTGTACAAACTGAGAAATAAAAGGTCatttaaataa
- the Olfr1141 gene encoding olfactory receptor 1141, with protein MDKENCSSLPELLLLEITNNPDMKVLILTVFLAINLIVLIINIGMIIFIKMNPQLQTPMYFFLSHLFFSDLSYSSAIGSKMLIDIFSKYKTIPLLFVPFDSFFVCIFIDVECVLPAVMAFDQYKAISHPVIYAIDMSNRVCYQFLAGVYLVGMTDALIHRTLTFCLCFCESHEINHFFCDIPPILLLSCLNTQFNELMIFTIFGFIQLSTISEVLVSYCSIILSVLKIHSAKGRFKAFSTCTLHLTAVAIFQGTLLFTYFQPSTSYSLDQDKMTSLFYTLMIPMLNPLIYSLRYKDVKETLQNLENKRWCK; from the coding sequence ATGGACAAGGAAAACTGTTCTTCATTACCTGAACTCCTTCTCTTGGAAATTACCAATAACCCTGACATGAAAGTGCTAATACTTACTGTGTTCTTAGCTATTAATCTTATTGTTCTCATAATTAATATTGGAATGATCATCTTTATCAAGATGAATCCACAGCTCCAAACACCAATGTACTTCTTTCTCAGCCACCTCTTTTTCTCTGACCTCAGCTACTCCTCTGCAATTGGGTCCAAGATGTTGATAGACATTTTCAGCAAGTACAAAACCATCCCATTGTTGTTTGTGCCTTTCGATTCTTTTTTTGTCTGTATCTTTATAGATGTTGAGTGTGTGTTGCCAGCAGTAATGGCCTTTGATCAGTACAAAGCCATAAGCCACCCCGTGATATATGCCATAGATATGTCCAATAGAGTATGCTACCAATTCCTGGCTGGTGTTTACCTTGTAGGAATGACAGATGCTTTGATCCACAGAACATTAACATTTTGCTTATGTTTCTGTGAGTCACATGAGATTAATCATTTCTTCTGTGATATCCCTCCTATACTGTTACTGTCTTGTTTAAATACTCAGTTCAATGAGTTAATGATATTCACTATTTTTGGATTTATTCAGTTGAGCACTATTTCAGAAGTCCTTGTCTCCTATTGCTCTATTATCTTATCAGTCTTGAAAATCCATTCTGCCAAGGGAAGGTTTAAAGCTTTTTCCACCTGCACCTTGCATCTGACTGCTGTTGCAATTTTTCAGGGAACCTTGCTTTTTACATATTTCCAGCCAAGTACTTCTTATTCCCTAGATCAAGACAAAATGACCTCCTTGTTTTATACTCTGATGATTCCCATGCTGAACCCACTGATTTACAGCCTGAGATACAAGGATGTGAAAGAGACCTTGCAAAACCTGGAAAATAAAAGGTGGTGTAAATAG